From Methylobacterium radiodurans, a single genomic window includes:
- a CDS encoding DUF2252 domain-containing protein has translation MDRQSGLRPEDMQAQDGDGPAEDVVLEPLADYPRIDLRGSGEPWEKRRAAGKALREAVPHEAHAALDLADDRPDPVALIERAHEGRQADLIPLRVARMASSPFAFLRGAAHVMAWDLARTPTSGISVVMNGDAHISNFGLFGTPQRDVVLDLNDFDEVTVGPWEWDLKRLAASIEVATRIDDVPGEHRRRAVIAAVSGYQHTMTELAPQGSLDVWYQVTRADQLAISGIDIDEDSQEVVRKAVAKARKRHNRSLLDSVGERRIDGAWRLRDDPPILTPVADSVREAVITGLEHYAETLPRERRFMLSRYHVVDVAHRVVGVGSVGTRAYLALLCGNSDQDVLFLQVKEAVRPAHAPYLPGMPEPYAGHEGERVIHGQRLLQAVGDPLLGWTTIEDRPYYVRQMKNMKGEIPVACMRGQPLLTFSWAYGALLARAHARTGDAAAICGYCGRDGNTDLREAVADWAQAYGDRNEADHALFRAAIASGRLEAAEDPCL, from the coding sequence ATGGATCGGCAGAGCGGCCTCAGGCCTGAGGACATGCAGGCGCAGGACGGCGACGGCCCGGCTGAGGATGTCGTGCTGGAGCCGCTGGCGGATTACCCGCGAATCGATCTGCGCGGCAGCGGTGAACCCTGGGAGAAGCGGCGCGCTGCCGGCAAAGCCCTGCGCGAGGCCGTCCCGCACGAGGCGCACGCCGCTCTCGACCTGGCCGACGACCGGCCCGACCCGGTCGCGCTGATCGAGCGGGCGCACGAGGGCCGTCAGGCCGATCTGATCCCGCTGCGCGTCGCCCGCATGGCGAGTTCCCCCTTCGCCTTCCTGCGCGGCGCCGCGCACGTCATGGCCTGGGATCTCGCCCGCACCCCGACGAGCGGGATCTCCGTCGTGATGAACGGCGATGCCCACATCTCCAATTTCGGCCTGTTCGGAACGCCCCAGCGCGACGTGGTGCTCGACCTCAACGATTTCGACGAGGTCACGGTCGGGCCCTGGGAATGGGACCTGAAGCGGCTCGCGGCGAGCATCGAGGTCGCGACCCGGATCGACGACGTGCCGGGCGAGCATCGCCGCCGCGCCGTGATCGCGGCGGTCTCGGGCTATCAGCACACCATGACGGAACTGGCGCCCCAGGGCTCGCTCGACGTCTGGTATCAAGTCACCCGCGCCGACCAGCTCGCGATCTCGGGCATCGATATCGACGAGGACTCGCAGGAGGTCGTGCGCAAGGCGGTGGCCAAGGCGCGCAAGCGCCACAACCGCAGCCTGCTCGACAGCGTGGGCGAGCGCCGCATCGACGGGGCGTGGCGCCTGCGCGACGACCCGCCGATCCTCACCCCCGTCGCGGATTCCGTGCGCGAGGCGGTGATCACCGGGCTAGAGCACTACGCCGAGACCCTGCCGCGCGAGCGCCGGTTCATGCTCAGCCGCTACCATGTGGTGGACGTCGCCCACCGGGTGGTCGGCGTCGGCAGCGTCGGCACGCGCGCCTACCTCGCGCTGCTCTGCGGCAACTCGGACCAGGACGTGCTCTTCCTTCAGGTGAAGGAGGCCGTGCGCCCCGCCCACGCGCCCTATCTGCCGGGCATGCCGGAGCCCTATGCCGGCCACGAGGGCGAGCGGGTGATCCACGGCCAGCGCCTGCTGCAGGCGGTCGGCGATCCGCTCCTCGGCTGGACCACGATCGAGGACCGGCCGTACTACGTGCGCCAGATGAAGAACATGAAGGGCGAGATCCCGGTCGCCTGCATGCGCGGCCAGCCGCTCCTCACCTTCTCCTGGGCCTACGGCGCGCTGCTCGCCCGCGCGCATGCCCGAACCGGCGACGCCGCCGCGATCTGCGGCTATTGCGGCCGCGACGGCAACACGGATCTGCGCGAGGCCGTCGCCGACTGGGCCCAAGCCTACGGCGACCGCAACGAGGCCGATCACGCGCTGTTCCGCGCCGCGATCGCCAGCGGCCGGCTGGAGGCGGCGGAGGATCCCTGCCTTTAG
- a CDS encoding CmpA/NrtA family ABC transporter substrate-binding protein, which yields MALFDNPFDAKRRLARGGCSCGAHASQAAHDAAEATPTGEAALERAVEGAVMRALFPHDAERRAFLRSVGAATALAAVSHFFPTRFAAEAFAQGAKPEKTDLKVGFIPITCATPIIMGKPMGFYEKQGLNVEVVKTAGWAVIRDKTLNKEYDAAHMLAPMPIAISLGLGSNPQAYTMPAVENVNGQAITLAMKHKDRRDPKDWKGFKLAVPFDYSMHNYLLRYYLAEAGIDPDTDVQIRAVPPPEMVANLRADNIDGFLAPDPVNQRAVYDGVGFIHILSKEIWDRHPCCAFAASEAFIRETPNTYAALLRAIIQATAYASKTENRKEIAAAIAPANYLNQPLTVVEQVLTGTFADGLGQVRKVPDRVDFDAFPWQSFAVWILTQMKRWGQLKGDVDYAAVAKQVYLATDAAKLMKQDGFTPPEATTKTFAVMGKTFDPAKPQEYLDSFKIKRAS from the coding sequence ATGGCTCTGTTCGACAATCCCTTCGATGCCAAACGACGCCTCGCCCGCGGAGGCTGCTCCTGCGGCGCCCATGCGAGCCAGGCCGCCCACGATGCGGCCGAAGCCACACCGACGGGCGAGGCCGCGCTGGAGCGGGCGGTCGAGGGTGCGGTGATGCGCGCGCTCTTCCCGCACGACGCCGAGCGCCGCGCCTTCCTGCGCAGCGTCGGGGCCGCCACGGCGCTCGCGGCGGTGAGCCATTTCTTCCCGACGAGGTTCGCCGCCGAGGCCTTCGCGCAAGGGGCCAAGCCAGAGAAGACCGACCTCAAGGTCGGCTTCATCCCGATCACCTGCGCCACGCCGATCATCATGGGCAAGCCCATGGGCTTCTACGAGAAGCAGGGTTTGAACGTGGAGGTGGTGAAGACCGCGGGCTGGGCGGTGATCCGCGACAAGACCCTGAACAAGGAATACGACGCCGCCCACATGCTGGCGCCGATGCCGATCGCGATCTCGCTCGGCCTGGGCTCCAACCCGCAGGCCTACACCATGCCGGCGGTGGAGAACGTCAACGGCCAGGCCATCACCCTGGCGATGAAGCACAAGGACCGGCGTGATCCGAAAGACTGGAAGGGCTTCAAGCTCGCCGTGCCCTTCGATTACTCGATGCACAACTACCTGCTGCGCTACTACCTGGCGGAAGCGGGCATCGACCCCGACACTGACGTGCAGATCCGCGCCGTTCCGCCGCCCGAGATGGTCGCGAACCTGCGCGCCGACAACATCGACGGCTTCCTCGCCCCCGATCCGGTGAACCAGCGCGCGGTCTACGACGGCGTCGGCTTCATCCACATCCTGTCGAAGGAGATCTGGGACCGGCACCCGTGCTGCGCCTTCGCAGCCTCGGAGGCCTTCATCCGGGAGACGCCGAACACCTACGCGGCGCTCCTGCGGGCGATCATTCAGGCGACCGCCTACGCCTCGAAGACCGAGAACCGCAAGGAGATCGCCGCGGCGATCGCGCCGGCGAACTACCTCAACCAGCCGCTGACCGTCGTGGAGCAGGTGCTGACCGGCACCTTCGCGGACGGCCTGGGCCAAGTGCGCAAGGTGCCCGACCGCGTCGACTTCGATGCCTTCCCCTGGCAATCCTTCGCGGTCTGGATCCTGACCCAGATGAAGCGCTGGGGTCAGCTCAAGGGCGACGTCGACTACGCGGCCGTGGCCAAGCAGGTCTACCTCGCTACCGACGCCGCGAAGCTGATGAAGCAGGACGGCTTCACCCCGCCCGAGGCGACCACCAAGACCTTCGCGGTGATGGGCAAGACCTTCGACCCGGCCAAGCCGCAGGAGTACCTGGACTCCTTCAAGATCAAGCGGGCGAGCTAG
- a CDS encoding glycosyltransferase family 61 protein, with translation MTPYVSCAPDRLYPPAGSIDAPEAVADLRAAGAAAAVLEELYPAWRYDWPMPETLHLHDVPAPPAMRLRFSRSGTGHAPAVLLVRLDQAVLLRNVLYIGELGRRRVIYESHRPEERALSGALEPEVAAEDFPTGTGPCLYVGNQGSFNYGHWLCEDLPRLSALDVLRARYPGERITLLLPRQDWHNNRMRERSVRLWLGDARDVVLRFIDPETAYGFPQLHWVTPIRHLGLAKSPDALARLDAVLRSRVGGLRSAALGPRLAALLHGRRRLRLFVDRNRLRQRELLNRAAILPLLRTRGFTIVDTERMEVADQVALFAAAEAVVGIKGAGLVNTVFSPPGTPVVHLAPETFQDPYYRDIAAARAQPYHVLYGTAAPGERRDHLRDFTIAPDDLAAVLDQLRLR, from the coding sequence ATGACGCCCTACGTTTCCTGCGCGCCTGACAGACTCTACCCGCCCGCCGGCTCGATCGACGCACCGGAAGCAGTCGCGGACCTGAGAGCGGCAGGCGCTGCCGCCGCAGTTCTGGAGGAACTCTACCCGGCTTGGCGCTACGACTGGCCCATGCCCGAGACGCTGCACCTGCACGACGTGCCGGCGCCCCCTGCGATGCGGCTCAGATTTTCCCGTTCAGGCACCGGCCATGCGCCCGCCGTGCTGCTGGTGCGGCTCGACCAAGCGGTGCTCCTGCGCAACGTCCTGTATATTGGGGAGCTCGGGCGACGGCGCGTGATCTACGAGAGCCACCGCCCCGAGGAGCGCGCGCTCTCGGGCGCGCTCGAGCCGGAGGTGGCCGCCGAGGATTTCCCGACCGGGACCGGACCCTGCCTCTATGTCGGCAACCAGGGCTCGTTCAATTACGGCCACTGGCTCTGCGAGGACCTGCCGCGGCTCTCCGCTCTCGACGTCCTGCGGGCCCGATACCCGGGCGAGAGAATCACCCTGCTGCTGCCGCGCCAGGACTGGCACAACAACCGGATGCGCGAGCGCTCGGTGCGGCTCTGGCTGGGAGACGCGCGCGACGTGGTGCTCCGCTTCATCGACCCGGAGACGGCCTACGGCTTCCCGCAACTCCACTGGGTCACACCGATCCGCCACCTGGGCCTCGCCAAGTCGCCGGACGCGCTGGCACGGCTTGACGCGGTGTTGCGGAGCCGTGTGGGCGGCCTGCGGTCGGCCGCGCTCGGTCCCCGCCTCGCCGCGCTGCTGCATGGACGGCGGCGGCTGCGCCTGTTCGTCGACCGCAACCGGCTGCGCCAGCGCGAACTGCTGAACCGAGCGGCAATCCTTCCCCTCCTGCGTACCCGCGGCTTCACGATCGTCGATACGGAGCGGATGGAGGTCGCCGATCAGGTCGCGCTGTTCGCGGCGGCCGAGGCGGTCGTCGGCATCAAGGGCGCGGGCCTCGTCAACACGGTGTTCAGCCCGCCCGGCACCCCGGTGGTCCACCTCGCGCCCGAGACCTTCCAAGACCCCTATTACCGCGACATCGCGGCCGCCCGCGCCCAGCCCTACCACGTGCTCTACGGGACCGCCGCGCCGGGCGAGCGGCGCGACCACCTCAGGGATTTCACAATCGCGCCGGACGATCTGGCAGCGGTGCTGGACCAGCTGAGGCTACGCTAG
- the ntrB gene encoding nitrate ABC transporter permease, giving the protein MARSLNLRAGVLALALLAALLLVWQIAVSGTAKTEAMDPEYAALMGATATTGKSAMPGPLDVGATIWKHLKDPFYDRGPNDKGIGIQLAYSVGRVALGYGLAVLVAIPVGFLIGMSPLMSRALDPYIQILKPVSPLAWMPLALYTIKDSSLSAIFVIFICSLWPMLINTVFGVSSTRKEWLNVARTLEVGSIRRAFTVILPAAAPTILTGMRISIGIAWLVIVAAEMLVGGTGIGYFVWNEWNNLSITNVITSILVIGLVGMVLDQLLARAQALVTFPE; this is encoded by the coding sequence ATGGCGCGCAGCCTCAACCTCCGCGCCGGCGTGCTCGCGCTGGCGCTGCTCGCCGCGCTCCTGCTCGTCTGGCAGATCGCGGTGAGCGGGACCGCCAAGACCGAGGCGATGGATCCCGAATACGCCGCCCTGATGGGCGCCACCGCCACCACCGGCAAATCCGCCATGCCGGGGCCGCTCGATGTCGGCGCGACGATCTGGAAGCACCTGAAGGACCCGTTCTACGACCGCGGCCCGAACGACAAGGGCATCGGCATCCAGCTCGCCTACTCGGTCGGGCGCGTCGCGCTCGGCTACGGGCTCGCGGTGCTGGTGGCGATCCCGGTCGGCTTCCTCATCGGCATGTCGCCGCTGATGAGCCGGGCCCTCGACCCCTACATCCAGATCCTGAAACCGGTCTCGCCGCTCGCCTGGATGCCGCTCGCCCTCTACACGATCAAGGATTCGAGCCTCTCGGCAATCTTCGTGATCTTCATCTGCTCGCTCTGGCCGATGCTGATCAACACGGTGTTCGGCGTGTCGAGCACCCGCAAGGAGTGGCTTAACGTCGCCCGGACGCTGGAGGTCGGGTCGATCCGCCGGGCCTTCACGGTGATCCTGCCGGCGGCGGCGCCCACCATCCTCACCGGCATGCGGATCTCGATCGGCATCGCCTGGCTCGTTATCGTGGCGGCCGAGATGTTGGTCGGTGGAACCGGTATCGGATACTTCGTCTGGAACGAGTGGAACAACCTCTCGATCACCAACGTGATCACCTCGATCCTGGTGATCGGCCTCGTCGGCATGGTCCTCGACCAGCTGCTCGCCCGCGCGCAAGCCCTCGTCACCTTCCCGGAGTGA
- the cynS gene encoding cyanase — protein sequence MKREDLTEKLLDIKREKGWTWKYIQDEIGGISPILITAACMGQMKLPKAQAKKAAELFGLSQAEERMLNEAPYRGSIPQMPPTDPLIYRFYELVMVYGTTWKELIQEEFGDGIMSAIDFNMTMEREPNNKGDRVKMNLSGKFLPYKYYGNEEGVPEYGFKEG from the coding sequence ATGAAGCGCGAAGACCTCACCGAGAAGCTGCTCGACATCAAGCGGGAGAAGGGCTGGACCTGGAAGTACATCCAGGACGAGATCGGCGGGATCTCGCCGATCCTGATCACCGCCGCCTGCATGGGCCAGATGAAGCTGCCCAAGGCCCAGGCCAAGAAGGCGGCCGAGCTGTTCGGCCTCTCCCAGGCCGAGGAGCGGATGCTCAACGAGGCGCCCTACCGCGGCTCGATTCCCCAGATGCCGCCGACCGACCCGCTGATCTACCGCTTCTACGAGCTGGTCATGGTCTACGGCACGACCTGGAAGGAGCTGATCCAGGAAGAGTTCGGCGACGGCATCATGTCGGCGATCGACTTCAACATGACCATGGAGCGCGAGCCCAACAACAAGGGCGACCGGGTCAAGATGAACCTCTCGGGCAAGTTCCTGCCGTACAAGTACTACGGCAACGAGGAGGGCGTGCCCGAGTACGGCTTCAAGGAAGGCTGA
- a CDS encoding cell wall hydrolase, with protein sequence MMTRRGRNAGARRPTGLRWIGAAVAPWIAGTAFLVSFTADAGTGGPGILGPDRDLIRALPADLMTLGALRRSALPSFERPASGSGRRPASLLDLELTANVSGLLTPGSATWSPDLDPDQGFVPVADLGLTTGAGSAASTGAGSADVTAGDVLRHDGSTPPVPRAVALSSTTPAPADATPVEVAAASLLMPEAPLRSERAAPVTPEGARSRYADLIAPEALDKEQRCLAEAVYFEARSEPEAGQAAVAQVVLNRVKSGLYPTNVCGVVYQNRHRYMGCQFSFACEGKSLRITDSGSWQTATRIAQSVIEGRTYLAEVGAATHYHADYVRPGWSRRLRRMDVIGRHIFYTLKPGQT encoded by the coding sequence GTGATGACGAGACGTGGACGCAACGCGGGCGCGCGCCGCCCCACCGGCCTGCGCTGGATCGGGGCCGCCGTCGCTCCCTGGATCGCCGGCACCGCCTTCCTGGTCTCCTTCACGGCCGATGCCGGCACCGGCGGCCCCGGCATCCTGGGGCCGGACCGGGACCTGATCCGCGCCCTGCCGGCCGACCTCATGACGCTCGGAGCCTTGCGCCGCTCGGCCCTGCCGTCCTTCGAGCGGCCCGCGAGCGGCTCCGGCCGGCGGCCGGCCTCGCTCCTCGACCTCGAACTCACCGCCAATGTGAGCGGTCTGCTGACGCCGGGCTCTGCCACGTGGAGCCCGGATCTCGATCCCGACCAGGGCTTCGTGCCGGTGGCCGACCTTGGGCTGACCACGGGCGCCGGCAGCGCCGCCTCGACGGGTGCGGGCAGCGCCGACGTCACGGCCGGCGACGTGCTGCGCCACGACGGCTCGACGCCCCCCGTTCCCCGGGCCGTCGCGCTCTCCTCCACGACGCCCGCACCGGCCGACGCGACGCCTGTCGAGGTGGCTGCCGCGAGTCTGCTGATGCCGGAGGCGCCCCTGCGCTCCGAGCGCGCCGCGCCCGTCACGCCGGAGGGCGCCCGCTCCCGCTACGCCGACCTGATCGCGCCCGAGGCGCTCGACAAGGAGCAGCGCTGCCTCGCCGAGGCGGTCTATTTCGAGGCGCGCAGCGAGCCCGAGGCCGGGCAGGCCGCCGTGGCGCAGGTCGTGCTGAACCGGGTGAAGAGCGGGCTCTACCCGACGAATGTCTGCGGCGTCGTCTACCAGAACCGGCACCGTTACATGGGCTGCCAGTTCTCCTTCGCCTGCGAGGGCAAGTCGCTGCGGATCACGGATTCCGGCTCCTGGCAGACGGCGACCCGCATCGCCCAGTCGGTGATCGAGGGGCGGACTTATCTCGCCGAGGTCGGCGCCGCGACGCACTACCACGCCGACTACGTCAGGCCCGGCTGGTCGCGCCGGCTGCGCCGGATGGACGTGATCGGCCGGCACATCTTCTACACTCTCAAGCCCGGCCAGACCTGA
- a CDS encoding ABC transporter ATP-binding protein, which translates to MSTLLPFVRRASGAAPDPNAGTGRMSNSEKFISIEGIARRYPAPGGKKGGKTTTIFEDLWLPMRRGEFVCMIGHSGCGKTTVLNILAGLEAPSDGAVIVDGQAIAGTSLDRAVIFQGHALLPWRSVLGNVAYAVSSRWRKAPRAEIEARAKRAIATVGLAGSEHKRPSELSGGMKQRVGIARALSIEPKILLMDEPFSALDALTRGTLQDEVRRICVETGQTVFMITHDVDEAIYLADRIVLMTNGPEAKVAEIVENPLPKDRDRTQLHHAPGYYALRNHLIDFLVTRSKTLRDTMPADYDPRHPPVVRPALSEADAAAIAAEPPARRA; encoded by the coding sequence ATGAGCACGCTTCTTCCGTTCGTGCGGCGCGCGTCCGGCGCCGCTCCCGACCCCAATGCCGGGACCGGCCGCATGTCGAATTCCGAAAAATTCATCTCGATCGAGGGGATCGCCCGGCGCTACCCGGCGCCCGGGGGCAAGAAGGGTGGGAAGACCACCACGATCTTCGAGGACCTCTGGCTGCCCATGCGGCGCGGCGAGTTCGTCTGCATGATCGGCCATTCGGGCTGCGGCAAGACCACGGTGCTGAACATCCTGGCGGGGTTGGAGGCGCCCTCCGACGGCGCGGTGATCGTCGACGGGCAGGCCATCGCGGGCACCAGCCTCGACCGCGCCGTGATCTTCCAGGGCCACGCCCTGCTGCCCTGGCGTAGCGTGCTGGGCAACGTCGCCTACGCGGTCTCGTCGCGCTGGCGGAAGGCGCCGCGGGCCGAGATCGAGGCGCGGGCCAAGCGCGCTATCGCGACGGTTGGGCTCGCGGGCTCCGAGCACAAGCGGCCATCCGAGCTGTCGGGCGGCATGAAGCAGCGCGTCGGCATCGCCCGCGCGCTGTCGATCGAGCCCAAGATCCTGCTGATGGACGAGCCCTTCTCTGCGCTCGACGCGCTGACTCGCGGCACGCTCCAAGACGAGGTGCGCCGGATCTGCGTCGAGACAGGCCAGACCGTGTTCATGATCACCCACGACGTGGACGAGGCGATCTACCTCGCCGACCGGATCGTTCTGATGACGAACGGGCCGGAGGCTAAGGTCGCCGAGATCGTCGAGAACCCGCTACCGAAGGACCGCGACCGCACGCAGCTCCACCACGCCCCGGGCTACTACGCGTTGCGCAACCACCTGATCGACTTCCTCGTGACGCGATCGAAGACCCTGCGGGACACGATGCCCGCGGACTACGACCCCCGCCACCCGCCGGTCGTCCGCCCCGCGCTCAGCGAGGCCGACGCCGCCGCGATCGCGGCCGAGCCGCCCGCCCGCCGGGCCTGA
- a CDS encoding phosphatase PAP2 family protein — MMDRPRRGSVDHAETDDATEIIYRASATPRDMDWQTPTADREALSLPCPSLRRSVPSRPEGGRRLRELFAAIAAPHPLLWLATLGLIIVDAVWLAAADIRLDSAAPLALAALVIALLGAAACLGPIKSEPSLRAMALASAALIAFTVPAAILHYAAATLGLPLIDGALARVERTLGFDWPVYVALLAAHPDLNWWLSLAYHTSGPQIAVVVIVLAATRRLGRLWAFVRLFCATLLCVIAVSALLPAAGAFAHYAPATVPPAGIETVGALWHLDALERLRAGTFDRLALGDLRGLVTFPSFHVCLAILTAWALGPVRVVGPLALLLNAAVIIATLGSGGHYLADLAGGAAVALAGLWLHGGRSGPLAHGKGRDGAQALLAASPIVSGT, encoded by the coding sequence ATGATGGACCGACCGCGTCGCGGCAGCGTTGACCATGCCGAGACCGATGACGCGACAGAGATCATTTACCGTGCGAGCGCGACGCCGCGCGACATGGACTGGCAGACGCCGACCGCCGACCGTGAAGCACTCTCCCTACCCTGTCCGTCGCTACGCCGCAGCGTGCCCTCCCGCCCGGAGGGAGGCCGCAGGCTGCGGGAACTGTTCGCCGCCATCGCCGCCCCGCACCCCCTGCTCTGGCTTGCAACGCTGGGGCTGATCATCGTCGATGCCGTCTGGCTCGCCGCCGCCGACATCCGGCTCGACTCGGCCGCGCCGCTCGCGCTTGCGGCGTTGGTCATCGCATTGCTGGGGGCGGCCGCCTGCCTCGGTCCGATCAAGTCCGAGCCCTCGCTGCGGGCGATGGCGCTGGCGAGCGCCGCCCTGATCGCCTTCACGGTGCCGGCCGCCATCCTGCACTACGCCGCCGCGACGCTCGGCCTGCCCCTCATCGACGGCGCGCTGGCGCGGGTGGAGCGGACCCTCGGCTTCGACTGGCCGGTCTACGTGGCGCTCCTCGCGGCCCATCCGGATCTGAACTGGTGGTTGTCCCTGGCCTACCACACGAGCGGTCCGCAGATCGCGGTGGTGGTGATCGTCCTCGCGGCAACCCGCCGCCTCGGGCGCCTCTGGGCCTTCGTTCGCCTATTCTGCGCCACGCTGCTCTGTGTGATCGCCGTCTCGGCCCTGCTGCCCGCCGCGGGCGCCTTCGCGCACTACGCGCCCGCCACGGTCCCGCCCGCCGGGATCGAGACGGTCGGCGCGCTCTGGCACCTCGACGCGCTGGAGCGGTTGCGCGCCGGCACCTTCGACAGGCTGGCGCTCGGCGACCTGCGAGGGCTCGTGACCTTCCCCTCCTTCCACGTCTGCCTCGCGATCCTCACCGCGTGGGCGCTGGGGCCCGTGCGGGTCGTCGGGCCGCTCGCCCTTCTGCTCAACGCGGCGGTGATCATTGCTACGCTCGGGTCCGGCGGACACTACCTGGCCGATCTCGCGGGCGGCGCGGCCGTGGCGCTCGCCGGCCTCTGGCTGCACGGCGGGCGGAGCGGGCCGCTCGCGCACGGGAAGGGTCGGGACGGCGCGCAGGCGCTCTTGGCCGCGAGCCCAATAGTATCAGGAACCTAG
- a CDS encoding sigma 54-interacting transcriptional regulator, which yields MLVLDPDADRIFDANDAAARLLGYERSALRGMAASALHPGQLPALIVFTQGVLAKGRWWTRALTPRHGAGRALSIEAAGTVLPDGLVLVTLFDLEERRQRQVDSEADRHMRAGLSEWQRMERIFRDIERENQLILRAAGEGIYGVNAEGVTTFVNPAAERMLGWSAADLVGRDMHSAVHHTHPDGCHYPHQDCPIYAAFRDGAVHQVDDEVFWRRDGTSFPVEYTSTPIRDRGALVGAVIVFRDVSQRREADERLRQALAEVVSLRERLELENAYLKEEIRAGSHHQGIIGKSPAIEAIRRQIDLVAGTDATVLVTGESGTGKELIARAIHEASRRRERPLIRVNCAAVPRELFESEFFGHARGAFTGALRDRVGRFELADGGTLFLDEVGEIPLDLQGKLLRVLQERSFERVGEERTRAVDIRLVAATNRDLKEEVRRGRFRGDLYFRLNVFPIGATPLRERPEDIPLIAQHMLTGAAQRLGVPEPRLTEGDVRRLIRYDWPGNVRELENVVERGVILAQRGRLRLDLPDAEEPAPVALVRHGGVTAAPEHRPRSETERRARDRAEIAEALALCGGKVFGPGGAAELLGLPPTTLASRMKSYGIRRASSALRGSATE from the coding sequence ATGCTGGTGCTCGATCCGGATGCCGACCGGATTTTCGATGCCAACGACGCTGCGGCGCGCCTGCTCGGCTACGAGCGGTCCGCGTTGCGCGGCATGGCGGCGAGCGCCCTGCATCCGGGACAGCTTCCGGCGCTGATCGTGTTCACGCAGGGCGTCCTGGCCAAGGGGCGCTGGTGGACCCGCGCGCTGACGCCGCGCCATGGGGCCGGCCGCGCACTCAGCATCGAGGCCGCCGGCACTGTCCTGCCGGACGGGCTCGTCCTCGTCACCCTGTTCGACCTTGAGGAGCGTCGCCAGCGCCAGGTCGATTCCGAGGCCGACCGGCACATGCGCGCCGGCCTCTCCGAGTGGCAGCGCATGGAGCGGATCTTTCGCGACATCGAGCGGGAGAACCAGCTGATCCTGCGCGCGGCGGGCGAGGGCATCTACGGTGTCAACGCCGAGGGGGTGACGACCTTCGTCAATCCGGCCGCCGAGCGGATGCTGGGCTGGTCGGCGGCCGATCTCGTCGGGCGGGACATGCACAGCGCCGTGCACCACACCCACCCGGACGGGTGCCACTATCCCCACCAGGACTGCCCGATCTACGCCGCCTTCCGCGACGGGGCGGTGCATCAGGTCGACGACGAGGTGTTCTGGCGCCGCGACGGCACCTCCTTTCCGGTCGAGTACACCTCGACGCCGATCCGCGACCGCGGCGCGCTCGTCGGCGCCGTCATCGTGTTCCGCGACGTCAGCCAGCGTCGCGAGGCGGACGAGCGTCTGCGGCAGGCGCTGGCCGAGGTTGTCTCCCTGCGCGAGCGGCTGGAACTCGAGAACGCCTACCTGAAGGAAGAGATCCGGGCCGGCAGCCACCACCAGGGCATCATCGGGAAGAGCCCGGCCATTGAGGCGATCCGGCGCCAGATCGACCTCGTGGCGGGCACCGACGCCACGGTGCTGGTCACCGGCGAATCCGGCACCGGCAAGGAGCTGATCGCCCGCGCGATCCACGAGGCGAGCCGCCGCCGCGAGCGCCCGCTGATCCGGGTCAATTGCGCCGCCGTGCCGCGCGAGCTGTTCGAGAGCGAGTTCTTCGGCCATGCCCGCGGCGCCTTTACGGGCGCGCTGCGCGACCGGGTCGGGCGCTTCGAGCTCGCCGACGGCGGCACGCTGTTCCTCGACGAGGTCGGCGAGATCCCCCTCGACCTGCAGGGCAAGCTCCTGCGGGTGCTGCAGGAGCGCTCCTTTGAGCGTGTCGGCGAGGAGCGCACCCGCGCGGTCGACATTCGCCTCGTGGCGGCGACGAACCGCGATCTGAAGGAGGAGGTGCGCCGCGGGCGCTTCCGCGGGGACCTCTACTTCCGCCTCAACGTCTTCCCCATCGGCGCGACACCGTTGCGCGAGCGTCCGGAGGACATCCCGCTGATCGCCCAGCACATGCTCACCGGGGCTGCGCAGCGTCTCGGCGTGCCGGAGCCCCGTCTGACGGAGGGCGATGTGCGCCGCCTCATCCGTTACGACTGGCCCGGCAACGTGCGCGAGTTGGAGAACGTCGTCGAGCGCGGCGTCATCCTGGCCCAGCGCGGCCGCCTGCGCCTTGACCTGCCGGATGCGGAGGAACCCGCTCCCGTCGCGCTCGTCCGGCATGGCGGGGTGACCGCGGCGCCCGAACACCGCCCCCGGAGCGAGACGGAGCGGCGCGCCCGCGACCGGGCCGAGATCGCCGAGGCGCTCGCCCTGTGCGGCGGCAAGGTCTTCGGCCCGGGCGGCGCCGCCGAACTGCTCGGCCTGCCGCCCACGACGCTGGCCTCCCGCATGAAGTCCTACGGCATCCGGAGGGCGTCGAGCGCGCTCCGAGGCTCCGCCACGGAGTGA